A window of the Gossypium arboreum isolate Shixiya-1 chromosome 2, ASM2569848v2, whole genome shotgun sequence genome harbors these coding sequences:
- the LOC108468121 gene encoding probable xyloglucan endotransglucosylase/hydrolase protein 6 produces MTMATLSSAFLFIFSCFLACSISVSGRPTTFLEDFRITWSDSHIKQIDGGRAIQLILDQNSGCGFASKRQYLFGRVSMKIKLIPGDSAGTVTAFYMNSDTDTVRDELDFEFLGNRTGKPYTVQTNIYAHGKGDREQRVNLWFDPAADFHTYTIMWNHHHIVFYVDEVPIRVYKNNEAKNIPYPKFQPMGVYSTLWEADDWATRGGLEKIDWSKAPFLAYYKDFDIEGCPVPGPANCASNPRNWWEGTAYQALNAMEARRYRWVRMNHMIYDYCTDKSRYPVTPPECMAGI; encoded by the exons ATGACAATGGCAACTCTAAGCAGTGCTTTTCTTTTCATCTTCTCTTGTTTCCTTGCATGTTCGATCTCGGTTTCGGGACGACCCACCACTTTCCTCGAAGATTTTAGAATCACTTGGTCCGATTCCCATATCAAGCAAATCGATGGAGGGAGGGCCATTCAACTTATTCTAGACCAAAATTCAg GCTGTGGATTTGCTTCCAAAAGACAGTATTTGTTTGGACGTGTCAGCATGAAGATCAAGCTTATCCCCGGTGACTCGGCCGGAACCGTCACCGCCTTTTAC ATGAATTCTGATACGGACACTGTAAGAGACGAGCTAGATTTCGAATTCTTGGGAAACCGAACTGGGAAACCATACACGGTCCAAACCAACATATATGCTCATGGTAAAGGTGATAGAGAACAAAGGGTTAACCTCTGGTTTGATCCAGCTGCTGATTTCCATACATACACAATTATGTGGAACCATCATCATATTGT GTTTTATGTAGATGAAGTGCCAATAAGAGTATACAAGAACAATGAAGCAAAAAACATCCCATACCCAAAATTTCAACCTATGGGGGTATATTCGACTCTATGGGAAGCTGATGATTGGGCAACAAGGGGAGGACTTGAGAAAATTGATTGGAGCAAAGCACCATTTTTGGCTTATTACAAGGATTTTGACATTGAAGGGTGTCCAGTTCCAGGGCCAGCAAATTGTGCTAGTAACCCTAGGAACTGGTGGGAAGGTACTGCTTATCAAGCTCTTAATGCCATGGAAGCTAGGAGATACAGGTGGGTTCGGATGAACCACATGATCTACGATTACTGCACCGACAAGTCTCGGTACCCGGTCACCCCACCGGAGTGCATGGCAGGTATATGA
- the LOC108469135 gene encoding uncharacterized protein LOC108469135 isoform X1: MEVNQQARCRELAKSSSFYSTVYSEIEEVGWEHLVRAGGDLSFLIFRVFCYPVILLVYFGARDKKGRVHVMEIQLDKAYPRVPPMVSADVPYVFNLKWSMNSRLKNLVQQFEKHLEKLQAFWSTLDEIDRSLQIVDSKQASRAIPSRQIHVGNGCFIILFIDNNDPRSLPECRFMGLGNTVNSLRKTWKRNVDKWERDKAFLENLECLLNTQLPRLADAETNNHLDECGICYAQYLPIGDELGPQTGSATDYTCENNSCSKAFHSMCLLDWLRSITTTRQSFNVLFGNCPYCSEPIAVKINATNN, translated from the exons Atg GAAGTTAATCAACAGGCTAGATGTAGAGAGTTGGCTAAATCGTCCTCATTTTATAGTACAGTTTACTCTGAg ATAGAAGAGGTTGGATGGGAGCATTTGGTGAGGGCCGGAGGAGACCTAAGTTTCCTTATTTTTCGTGTTTT TTGCTATCCTGTTATCCTTCTTGTATATTTCGGTGCTAGAGATAAGAAGGGAAGAGTGCATGTTATGGAAATTCAATTGGATAAAGCTTATCCTAGAGTTCCTCCAATGGTTTCAGCG GATGTTCCCTATGTCTTCAATTTAAAATGGTCAATGAACTCGAGACTGAAAAACTTGGTACAACAGTTTGAGAAG CATCTGGAGAAGCTTCAAGCATTCTGGTCTACTTTGGATGAAATTGACAGGTCCCTTCAGATTGTTGATTCAAAGCAAGCATCTCGAGCCATTCCGAGTCGCCAAATCCACGTAG GAAATGGTTGCTTCATCATATTGTTCATCGATAACAATGATCCTAGATCATTACCAGA GTGTCGTTTTATGGGTTTAGGTAATACTGTGAACTCCTTGAGAAAGACATGGAAAAGAAATGTTGATAAATG GGAGAGGGACAAAGCCTTTTTAGAAAATCTTGAGTGTCTTTTGAACACCCAATTGCCAAGGCTTGCTGATGCAGAGACCAACAATCATCTAGATGAATGTGGAATCTGTTATGCTCAATATCTCCCCATTG GTGATGAGCTTGGACCTCAGACTGGAAGTGCAACTGATTACACTTGTGAGAATAACAGTTGTAGTAAGGCTTTCCACAGCATGTGCCTACTGGACTGGTTAAGGTCGATCACGACGACAAGGCA GTCATTCAATGTTCTGTTTGGAAATTGTCCTTATTGCTCAGAGCCAATTGCAGTGAAAATCAATGCCACAAATAATTAA
- the LOC108469135 gene encoding uncharacterized protein LOC108469135 isoform X4, whose translation MIEEVGWEHLVRAGGDLSFLIFRVLDKKGRVHVMEIQLDKAYPRVPPMVSADVPYVFNLKWSMNSRLKNLVQQFEKHLEKLQAFWSTLDEIDRSLQIVDSKQASRAIPSRQIHVGNGCFIILFIDNNDPRSLPECRFMGLGNTVNSLRKTWKRNVDKWERDKAFLENLECLLNTQLPRLADAETNNHLDECGICYAQYLPIGDELGPQTGSATDYTCENNSCSKAFHSMCLLDWLRSITTTRQSFNVLFGNCPYCSEPIAVKINATNN comes from the exons Atg ATAGAAGAGGTTGGATGGGAGCATTTGGTGAGGGCCGGAGGAGACCTAAGTTTCCTTATTTTTCGTGTTTT AGATAAGAAGGGAAGAGTGCATGTTATGGAAATTCAATTGGATAAAGCTTATCCTAGAGTTCCTCCAATGGTTTCAGCG GATGTTCCCTATGTCTTCAATTTAAAATGGTCAATGAACTCGAGACTGAAAAACTTGGTACAACAGTTTGAGAAG CATCTGGAGAAGCTTCAAGCATTCTGGTCTACTTTGGATGAAATTGACAGGTCCCTTCAGATTGTTGATTCAAAGCAAGCATCTCGAGCCATTCCGAGTCGCCAAATCCACGTAG GAAATGGTTGCTTCATCATATTGTTCATCGATAACAATGATCCTAGATCATTACCAGA GTGTCGTTTTATGGGTTTAGGTAATACTGTGAACTCCTTGAGAAAGACATGGAAAAGAAATGTTGATAAATG GGAGAGGGACAAAGCCTTTTTAGAAAATCTTGAGTGTCTTTTGAACACCCAATTGCCAAGGCTTGCTGATGCAGAGACCAACAATCATCTAGATGAATGTGGAATCTGTTATGCTCAATATCTCCCCATTG GTGATGAGCTTGGACCTCAGACTGGAAGTGCAACTGATTACACTTGTGAGAATAACAGTTGTAGTAAGGCTTTCCACAGCATGTGCCTACTGGACTGGTTAAGGTCGATCACGACGACAAGGCA GTCATTCAATGTTCTGTTTGGAAATTGTCCTTATTGCTCAGAGCCAATTGCAGTGAAAATCAATGCCACAAATAATTAA
- the LOC108467526 gene encoding uncharacterized protein LOC108467526 has translation MASSSVSFIIIIITTVLLPSLSSQLSDLFPSNNPPPFLGKHSHPIKQPNHHQQYHYETRYFSQPLDHFSFLDLPRFRQRYLINTEHWVGPSRSGPIFLYCGNEGDIEWFAVNTGFVWDIAPRFGAMILFPEHRYYGDSMPFGSKEEAYRNATTLSYLTAEQALADFAVLITNLKKNLSAEGCPVVLFGGSYGGMLAAWMRLKYPHIAIGALASSAPILQFEDIVPPETFYNIVSNSFKRESSSCFDTIKNSWNALTSEGQKEDGLKQLSKTFHLCQELTSVQGLSDWLNSAYSYLAMVNYPYPSNFLMPLPGHPIREVCKKIDGSPARSSILERIFNGVSVYYNYTGEVDCFQLDDDPHGMDGWNWQACTEMVMPMSSDRNTSMFPAYDWDYSAFREGCQEDFQVTPRPRWITTEFGGHDIEHVLKSFGSNIIFSNGLLDPWSGGSVLKNISETIIALITKEGAHHIDLRASSTEDPDWLVEQRATEIKLIQGWIDNYRKKMKATFEI, from the exons ATGGCAAGTTCCAGTGTCtccttcatcatcatcatcatcaccaccGTCCTTTTGCCATCCCTCTCTTCACAGCTGTCCGATCTCTTCCCTTCCAACAACCCGCCGCCCTTCCTCGGCAAACATTCGCACCCAATCAAACAACCCAACCACCACCAACAATACCATTATGAAACCCGGTATTTTTCCCAACCGTTGGACCACTTCAGCTTCTTGGACCTCCCCAGGTTCCGACAACGTTACCTTATCAACACTGAACACTGGGTCGGCCCTTCCCGTTCCGGCCCAATCTTCCTTTACTGCGGCAACGAAGGTGACATCGAATGGTTCGCCGTTAACACCGGTTTTGTATGGGACATCGCTCCCCGCTTCGGTGCCATGATTCTATTCCCAGAG CATAGGTACTATGGGGACTCAATGCCGTTTGGAAGTAAAGAAGAAGCTTATAGAAATGCCACTACCCTTTCTTATCTAACAGCAGAGCAAGCCCTTGCTGATTTCGCCGTTCTCATTACTAATTTGAAGAAGAATTTGTCTGCTGAAGGGTGTCCCGTTGTTTTATTCGGCGGCTCCTATGGGGGAA TGTTAGCAGCATGGATGAGGCTCAAGTACCCTCATATTGCTATTGGGGCACTTGCTTCATCAGCTCCGATTCTTCAGTTTGAAGATATTGTGCCACCTGAAACGTTTTATAACATTGTCTCCAATTCATTCAAG CGGGAAAGTAGTAGCTGCTTTGATACCATTAAAAACTCATGGAATGCATTGACGTCCGAGGGTCAGAAGGAGGATGGCCTTAAGCAACTGTCTAAAACTTTTCACTTGTGCCA GGAACTTACAAGTGTCCAAGGTCTATCAGACTGGTTGAATTCTGCATATAGTTATTTGGCAATGGTTAATTACCCGTATCCTTCAAACTTTTTAATGCCTTTGCCGGGACATCCCATAAGAGAG GTCTGCAAAAAGATTGATGGGTCTCCTGCCAGGTCTAGCATTCTGGAGCGTATATTCAATGGAGTAAGCGTATATTACAATTATACTGGAGAGGTTGACTGTTTTCAACTTGATGACGATCCTCATGGCATGGATGGGTGGAACTGGCAG GCATGCACTGAGATGGTTATGCCGATGTCTAGTGATCGAAACACTAGCATGTTTCCAGCATATGATTGGGATTACTCTGCTTTCCGAGAAGGGTGCCAGGAGGATTTCCAGGTGACACCAAGGCCTAGATGGATAACAACCGAATTTGGTGGACAT GATATCGAGCATGTATTGAAATCCTTTGGAAGCAACATCATATTCTCAAATGGTTTATTAGATCCTTGGAGTGGTGGCAG TGTTCTGAAGAATATATCTGAAACGATTATTGCTCTCATCACGAAAGAAG GCGCCCATCACATCGACTTGCGTGCCTCTTCGACAGAGGACCCTGACTGGTTAGTGGAACAGAGGGCAACCGAGATCAAGCTGATCCAAGGTTGGATTGATAACTATCGTAAGAAAATGAAAGCAACCTTTGAGATATAG
- the LOC108469135 gene encoding uncharacterized protein LOC108469135 isoform X2: protein MEVNQQARCRELAKSSSFYSTVYSEIEEVGWEHLVRAGGDLSFLIFRVLDKKGRVHVMEIQLDKAYPRVPPMVSADVPYVFNLKWSMNSRLKNLVQQFEKHLEKLQAFWSTLDEIDRSLQIVDSKQASRAIPSRQIHVGNGCFIILFIDNNDPRSLPECRFMGLGNTVNSLRKTWKRNVDKWERDKAFLENLECLLNTQLPRLADAETNNHLDECGICYAQYLPIGDELGPQTGSATDYTCENNSCSKAFHSMCLLDWLRSITTTRQSFNVLFGNCPYCSEPIAVKINATNN, encoded by the exons Atg GAAGTTAATCAACAGGCTAGATGTAGAGAGTTGGCTAAATCGTCCTCATTTTATAGTACAGTTTACTCTGAg ATAGAAGAGGTTGGATGGGAGCATTTGGTGAGGGCCGGAGGAGACCTAAGTTTCCTTATTTTTCGTGTTTT AGATAAGAAGGGAAGAGTGCATGTTATGGAAATTCAATTGGATAAAGCTTATCCTAGAGTTCCTCCAATGGTTTCAGCG GATGTTCCCTATGTCTTCAATTTAAAATGGTCAATGAACTCGAGACTGAAAAACTTGGTACAACAGTTTGAGAAG CATCTGGAGAAGCTTCAAGCATTCTGGTCTACTTTGGATGAAATTGACAGGTCCCTTCAGATTGTTGATTCAAAGCAAGCATCTCGAGCCATTCCGAGTCGCCAAATCCACGTAG GAAATGGTTGCTTCATCATATTGTTCATCGATAACAATGATCCTAGATCATTACCAGA GTGTCGTTTTATGGGTTTAGGTAATACTGTGAACTCCTTGAGAAAGACATGGAAAAGAAATGTTGATAAATG GGAGAGGGACAAAGCCTTTTTAGAAAATCTTGAGTGTCTTTTGAACACCCAATTGCCAAGGCTTGCTGATGCAGAGACCAACAATCATCTAGATGAATGTGGAATCTGTTATGCTCAATATCTCCCCATTG GTGATGAGCTTGGACCTCAGACTGGAAGTGCAACTGATTACACTTGTGAGAATAACAGTTGTAGTAAGGCTTTCCACAGCATGTGCCTACTGGACTGGTTAAGGTCGATCACGACGACAAGGCA GTCATTCAATGTTCTGTTTGGAAATTGTCCTTATTGCTCAGAGCCAATTGCAGTGAAAATCAATGCCACAAATAATTAA
- the LOC108469135 gene encoding uncharacterized protein LOC108469135 isoform X3: protein MIEEVGWEHLVRAGGDLSFLIFRVFCYPVILLVYFGARDKKGRVHVMEIQLDKAYPRVPPMVSADVPYVFNLKWSMNSRLKNLVQQFEKHLEKLQAFWSTLDEIDRSLQIVDSKQASRAIPSRQIHVGNGCFIILFIDNNDPRSLPECRFMGLGNTVNSLRKTWKRNVDKWERDKAFLENLECLLNTQLPRLADAETNNHLDECGICYAQYLPIGDELGPQTGSATDYTCENNSCSKAFHSMCLLDWLRSITTTRQSFNVLFGNCPYCSEPIAVKINATNN from the exons Atg ATAGAAGAGGTTGGATGGGAGCATTTGGTGAGGGCCGGAGGAGACCTAAGTTTCCTTATTTTTCGTGTTTT TTGCTATCCTGTTATCCTTCTTGTATATTTCGGTGCTAGAGATAAGAAGGGAAGAGTGCATGTTATGGAAATTCAATTGGATAAAGCTTATCCTAGAGTTCCTCCAATGGTTTCAGCG GATGTTCCCTATGTCTTCAATTTAAAATGGTCAATGAACTCGAGACTGAAAAACTTGGTACAACAGTTTGAGAAG CATCTGGAGAAGCTTCAAGCATTCTGGTCTACTTTGGATGAAATTGACAGGTCCCTTCAGATTGTTGATTCAAAGCAAGCATCTCGAGCCATTCCGAGTCGCCAAATCCACGTAG GAAATGGTTGCTTCATCATATTGTTCATCGATAACAATGATCCTAGATCATTACCAGA GTGTCGTTTTATGGGTTTAGGTAATACTGTGAACTCCTTGAGAAAGACATGGAAAAGAAATGTTGATAAATG GGAGAGGGACAAAGCCTTTTTAGAAAATCTTGAGTGTCTTTTGAACACCCAATTGCCAAGGCTTGCTGATGCAGAGACCAACAATCATCTAGATGAATGTGGAATCTGTTATGCTCAATATCTCCCCATTG GTGATGAGCTTGGACCTCAGACTGGAAGTGCAACTGATTACACTTGTGAGAATAACAGTTGTAGTAAGGCTTTCCACAGCATGTGCCTACTGGACTGGTTAAGGTCGATCACGACGACAAGGCA GTCATTCAATGTTCTGTTTGGAAATTGTCCTTATTGCTCAGAGCCAATTGCAGTGAAAATCAATGCCACAAATAATTAA
- the LOC108469215 gene encoding homeobox-leucine zipper protein HAT22-like, whose amino-acid sequence MGVDDSCNTGLVLSLGFSSTLQTPSKPYNKNPSFLKLEPNDEPSLTLALSGVAGGVKPASPLSGVSSFSSGNKPKRERELSSDEDEEGTVNGRKKLRLSKEQSSLLEESFKQHSTLNPKQKQALARQLNLKPRQVEVWFQNRRARTKLKQTEVDCEFLKKCYETLTDENRRLQKEVQELKALKLAAHPFHMQAATLTICPSCERTAAAGGVSDGDGNSKNLFSLASKTHHFYNNPLTNPSAAC is encoded by the exons ATGGGTGTTGATGATTCATGTAATACAGGCCTTGTTCTTAGTTTAGGCTTCTCATCAACCCTACAAACACCATCCAAACCCTACAACAAAAACCCATCTTTTCTCAAGCTTGAACCAAACGATGAACCGTCGTTGACGTTGGCTCTCTCAGGCGTCGCCGGTGGCGTGAAACCAGCTTCGCCTCTTAGCGGTGTTTCTTCGTTTTCAAGTGGTAATAAACCCAAAAGGGAACGAGAACTTAGCAGTGATGAAGATGAAGAAGGTACTGTTAATGGAAGAAAGAAACTTCGTCTCTCTAAAGAACAATCTTCCCTTCTTGAAGAAAGCTTTAAACAACACAGCACTCTCAATCCC AAGCAAAAACAAGCATTAGCAAGGCAATTAAACTTGAAACCTAGACAAGTTGAAGTATGGTTTCAAAACAGGAGAGCAAG GACAAAGCTGAAGCAAACTGAAGTGGACTGTgagtttttaaaaaaatgttaCGAGACATTAACAGATGAAAACAGGAGACTACAAAAAGAAGTTCAAGAACTCAAAGCACTGAAATTAGCAGCTCATCCGTTTCACATGCAAGCGGCTACCCTCACCATATGTCCGTCTTGTGAAAGAACCGCCGCCGCCGGCGGAGTTAGCGACGGCGATGGGAATTCCAAGAACCTATTTTCATTGGCTTCCAAGACTCACCATTTCTATAATAATCCCTTAACCAATCCTTCTGCAGCATGTTGA